The Anopheles maculipalpis chromosome 3RL, idAnoMacuDA_375_x, whole genome shotgun sequence genomic sequence CACGTGACTCGTAAGAATGGTACGCTTGCTGGGATCAAAGCTGCTAGCACGACTATTGCTACTAATATCAACCGTCACGTTGATTTCGTTGATGGTATTAACCCGCTGCGGTTTGGGTGGACTGATCGTGAAAGAAAATGGATCAATTATCAGTGCTTCTGTCGGGGCAGTCGAAGGTGACACGGTCGTCAACTATCTCGGCGACCAAAAGCCTCCGTTGGCATTGGAATACTCGCCACAGCaactgcaacagcaacagcaacaaacccATTACCTAGCAGATACTGAACAGCAGCAGAATGGTTACATGCAAATGCTACAGCAGCGCGAGGAAGAAAATCTACGCGAGGTAGCGAAATTGACAGCTGAAATTAAAGCTTTAAAACTTCAGATCTTACAGCTAAAGAATAGATTAAACACTGCTGGCTTAGGGTTGATGCAGTCTGGGGCAGCGGATGGCACTGCCTACATTTCTTTATCTAACGATAGTAGCAGCTCAATACTACCCAATGCTCCGCAACTATCACAAACGGTGCATGATTGTACAGCGTTCTTAAGACGCCAGGTAGGATCGGCCGAAATATTGCACGGTTTGCCGCTCAACAACGAGTACGAGCTGATCCCATTCAGTCACTTTACGTTTAGTCGAGTCTATCCAATCGAGCTTGGACTCGGAAAGCGAGTAGTCGAAAAGCCAATCGGTTACAAAAGAAAGGATCTGCTGAGCGCACTGAACAAGGGACTAGAGACGCTCAACAGGAATATTTCTACGGCCTCTCAGCGCTACACGTTGGATGACTTCATTGAGGGAATATATCGCAACGAACCCACGACTGGTACACAGTATGAGTTGTACTTCCGCTTGAAGGAATTCACCAATCGAAgtcaacagcaccagcagcaggtcACACCGCATCATGAGTCGCATACACACGGTACCACAAAGCTAATAGTCATGAGACCATTCGCAACACTGCAGACGGTCCAGTTGGAAGCGCATCCGAAGCAACACGATAAGGAAATCATTTACATTATCCTGCCACTGTCCGGACGCACCAACACGTTCCAAAGCTTTATGGAGAAATATGTCAAGATAGCACTCAAGCACGATAGACGTGTGCATCTGACCGTCGTGTACTTCGGCGAGGATGGTCTTGCGGAGGCGCGAACGATCATGAGCCATGTGATTGGCATGAAAAACAGTGGAGCTACCAATTCGAACCTGAAACTGCTCGCTCTCAATGAAACCTTTTCTAGAGGTATGTTCCATCACACCGTTGGGTAAGCTTCTGATGCTTTAAATTCATGTATTTACTTTGTGTTGCAGCAAAAGCGTTAAGAGTAGGTGCAGAAAACGTGTGGAACTCCCAGGCAGACAAAAACAACGACATACTGCTGTTTATGTGCGACGTAGACATCGTATTCAGTGCTAAATTTTTAGATAGATGTAGATGgaacaccaaaccaaacaaaaaggtAACAACCCATAGCCATACCATAGCCGAGAGGCCTCTGATATGCGACTAACAAAATTCTGTACCATTTACCACAGGTATATTATCCAGTAGTCTTCAGCCTCTACAATCCCCATGTCGTATATACGCTCCAGGGCAAAGAAGTGCCACCGGAAACGGATCAGTTAGTCATCTCGAAGGATTCTGGATTTTGGAGAGACTTTGGGTATGGCATGACATGCCAGTATCGTTCGGATTTTCTGCGCGTGCGAGGCTTCGACGAGGAAATCATTGGCTGGGGTGGCGAAGATGTAATGCTGTACCGCAAGTACGTGCGTTCCCATATCAAGGTAATACGGGCTACCGATCCGGGCGTGTTTCACATCTGGCATCCAAAAGTATGCACCGGACCGGTGATGTCCCTTTCCTCGAACCAACGACTTACACCCGACCAATACCGGGCCTGCATTCGTTCGCGAGCCCTTAACGAAGCGTCACACGCACAGCTCGGTTTCCTGGCGTTCCGGGATGATATTGCGGCAAATGATTATTTGCTAGCtcagggtggtggtggtgccaaAGCTAATCCCGAATCCAATGCGACCAAGAACGACCTCATCCACTCGGAGAATCCCTTTATGCAAAATAGCACAATGCATAACGGTAGAGATAGTATGAGAATGCTGCCCGGATCGAGTGGGACGCCGAGTAAGAGTAGCGATAGTAAGAAGGCTACATGATCTTTTATGACACAGCATCAGGAGAGCATATGGAGGATCGAGTTCTAGCATCGGTGCCGCGAGAGTCATATCCCTTTCGATGACATCCATTGACTTTATTGATGATTCCtgatgttttcttccttcccccCAAAAGAATGCTTCTTACTTTATAGGGTTAAATCGttcgtttttcgttgaaaataaaagccCTTCCAAGGTTGATAGTGTGACAATCGCACACAGAATGTTAGTGAAGCAACTCTTATGTAAATACATTATGTACATAGATGCAGCGATCAGTGATCGTAGTGAAAAGATGCGGAATTTAAATAAGTTACAAGGTAACTTAGCGAAATAATTAACGTTGAATTAGAGTTCGACAGAATTTGCCGTGTTATTAAAGTAGTTgcagaaaatggaaagaaatcgaaaaatagAGATTGGTGGTTCTGATTTCATTGGTATCATAAAAATATGGTCCTGTTGCATACTTCATTGCTCCACATATTGTTCAGGCCACCAGAGAATCAGGAGAATGATAACTCTTATGCTTATGCTTATTAAGCGGaataatttcaacaaataGCAAAGTGAATTAGAAAATAGATCTAAATTTcgtacatttatttttggcaGCGTATATACTACTTTTAATATAGCATTTTGGAGCCAGTTGTATTAATTAGCATTGAACACAGTCAAACTGGCCACCCCTTAAATCACACAAGAATGGAAGCACAACCAAACGAAATTCTGTAGAGCAGGTTTAGGTGACAAAAGCTCAGAGGACTTCTTACTTTCTTGAGCCATATCTGATGCTGAAGAAGAATCTGGTAACATCTTGTCTGTAATATAAAAAGGACACATATGCAATGCATATTGTTGACGGAGCTGTATATACAATTGGATTGTTGGATTACACACAAGACCAAATCCCTTCAAAAAGCAATGGATTTTCCTTTGAAAAAGACGTTATTGTCCATCGCcgaataaaattttcataattctttaACCTTCTTACAAACATACCAAACAATATAATAGGACACACTCTCATTCGGTTGCGTTTGATAAAAGAAACGATTACGATCCGAACAACAAAAGGTAAAATGTTGATCTTGCTGATCTGAGGTGGCGATAAAGAAATACTCTTCACTATTTTCTGTAGTCGTACGTTTTAGTGTCgtatttttatagttttttcgTGAGCAGTCGACACATGCAGTAAGTATAACAAGCATCGTGATCACGAGTTTTCAATAAACTTGAACCGACTATACTTATCGATCGACAGCTCGTTTCATATAAAAGCAGATACTGTTCTACTCACTAGTTACAGTCGTTTGGTTGTTCGAACACTAGCAGacaacgaagcaaaacaacatgCCTAATCTAGCATTCTtcttgatgttgctgctgagcATCTTTCTCGTGTTCCTTGCTCCCGTTTGTGTAGCTGAGCCAAGGCTGGTAGAACTGGGATCAGGTTCGAAAGATAGCATACCTTCACAGTGAGTATTTCGCCAAAACTTATGCAGTATGTTTCAAATATCGTTATCAAATGTCGTCTTTGGCTATCTTTTGCAGAGTTGTGGGATCCTAAATGTACCAAGACATTGGGAATCACCGGACCCGGCATCGCATGCTGACAACATCTGCCTGAGCCTGATATGACGAATTGCAATAGACAATATATTTAATCCAGCATTGAAAAAGCAACGATTTCTTTTGATTACGTCTTGCAACTGAAAGAAAAGTATATTCAGCGACTCTTGACCGCAGATCTTACATTAACCCAAGAATGTAGTACTTTCAAACAGTTGGTATGTAACGGAAGGCGTGGTGCACATATGGAAATATAcgtattattttcattaatgGCCACCAGCTCCACCGGCTCCAGCCACTCCAGCTGCTAATAGATTGAAAGTTCTTTGTTTCCGTTCTGCTACCGTaagcaaattaaattcataGTTGTCGGGTTCGGATTTTGTGTGGTCAGTCAGTGTTGCCGTtccttcaccaaaaaaaaagcaaaacccacAACACGATACCGAAGGTTTTTGGCGTACCAAGGGTAACCTTTTTTCAAGGTTCTGGGAAATATGACGTGCACAGAGTGCCAGCATTTGATAGTGACTCAGTTGtgttattttgtgtgtgagtgtatttcTCCCCTTTTGAAATAGCTTGATGTCGTCGATGGCGTACACCACTTCACAGTATGTTGCAGCAGAAACAATGCCGGTcacgaaatgaaaatggaacatTTCGCAATAGCCGATGAGATGAACTTGAAAACAACAGCACTTAGTGCAGATTTACCAAACATTATCTGAACGCGAGAGATTTACTGAGTGTTTTGTTGCAAGATTGCGTATTAAATTGAGATTCATGAAGTTTCCCAATTAGTTAGAAAGGAATGTAAACTTCCTGCGTCTTGGAAAGGAATATTTACCACCTTGTAACCCAGCCTTTTTAAACCGCTCCACACACGTAACAAAAAAGATCGTCCAAAAATTCGCAGCACAGcgagtttataaaaaaaatcaatctttaATCAGCGTAGTTCCGGTTGAGAGCAAACATCCAATTTTATACTCGCATGTGCCCCAAATCTGTGTGTATAACTGTAATGCTATCGGAATTTCCATCTTGGAACGTTCGGCGTTCTACCGACACTTTAAATAGTGTCATCGGACTTGCGGTGCAACGGTTCGGTTAATCACCTTATGGGAACTTAATTACGTTTGAGCCAATTTTACCAACAGAATTTTTCGAGGTCAATCGACGTTCCGATCTCGACCAAAGAGACAAGAATATCTTACACGTTTTGGAAACAGATTGTTTAGCAAATTTATGTTcagccacaaaaaaacatcctctTTCCAAAAAGTCTTTCCAGGTTCGGAAGGTAAATGTTCCTACCTTCTATCATGGTCCGGACACAATAAGCAAGCATTGATTTAGGGCAGGATAgcgcataaaaaaataatttcaatggTTTAGTTCAATaaccgcgtgtgtgtgtggtgttgtgtgCGCTACACGCTAAACTTAACTTCCGCCTCTGGGCGCCggagcacacacaacacattaCAGCTTCCTACCCGTTGCCATCGGGAGCGTCGTACAGTGGGCGTCGTGTGGACGATGTGATTACCTGACGTGGCAATAGTCCCCACTAAGAACAAATGTAAAACGCGCGTATGACGAGGTGAAAATGCTAATAATGGCCACCAACCCACCCGGCTGAGCAGAGCGTCGTGTTGATTTTCACGCGTCTATGCGCAGCCGGATAGAACGGAGAGGTCGTCGCCGTCGTTGTCGCCGCGGTAGAGTTGAGGTTGCGATCATCGGAGAATGATAATCGTTGACTGAATTTTCCATGCTTGAGGGCAACGTGCGACGTTCCCTACGCACGCGTTCCATTGGGATTTACTAGCTGCGGTCTGTGAACTTGTCACAATGATGATCCTTCTCACTCGCTTCTCCCTGCTTTCTGTCTGTGTCCAGTCATTTTTTATCTTCACCTAGCATATTTTCCTCCCCCAAACCGATATGTTGTAGAGTGTAATGTAATTACAAACAGGACAACACCAGTCAATGGCGCAAACCTATCCCTCtccagcagaaaaaaaacacacacaattttcagTCACAAAATAGCATTGTGCAGCgagatgaaacaaaacataacaacccTTTGGGCCTGTGGCGATTCGGTGTTGGACAGTTTTTCGCTGAAAGAGGGTagacagagaaagagcgaaaaaCGCCATCACGTCGAGAAAAAGCTCTATTTTCCACCCCTTCAGCAGCCCCAACCCATCAACCCCGGCAAGTACTCCCTCTATCAGGTGAGTGGGATGATGATGGACTAAAAATTAGGTGGGTATTATATAAAATGCTTCATCCACGAAAGTTCTTGCCCGATTCTACTGGCAACCGTCGACGTTGATGGACATTTAAGCAAAGCCAGATTAGTGTTTGCCGGTGTGAAGATATTGCCGCTGGTGAGAGTTGCTGTGTGCCGTGTCTGTGCCAGTGCTGGTGTGTTCTGTTACTTCGGCAAACGTGTGTTTCCCGTGCAGCATTGTGATGAAATAATTTGAAGATCATATTCGTAACGATCGTTTGCAAAGCGCGACTCACTTTTGGGAGAGAATACCAACTGTGTGTGAAGCAGAGTTGTGCAATTTAATGATGCAATAAATGCAAGACAATTGCGTGAGGATAGAAACATATTCTTCGTTGTAGCTGAACAACAACACTCAAGTGCTTTGTTAGTGATTTTGTGATTAATATAAAGAATCATGTGGAAGGTAAGTATGCGCTAGCGAGTGTCGAGTGATCAAGTGATCATCAAAGACACACAACGGCCTATAGCTCGCTAAATGCAACTAGTGTATAATTACGAGTACAACTTAAGATCAACTAGTAAtgctaaaaagaagaagccttgaatttaaattcattcaatAACGATTGATTTCCTGTGTATAATTCTACGCACCATAATAAGAGGAATTGAAAGTGTGGCAATAAAACCGTTACAACTATGTTTTTCGCCTGATTTACAATTGAAAagcgttttgcatttttcgaaCGTCGGGCAGGCCTTTTCCTTCCCATGACCTCCTCGCATTGGCGTTTCAAACCGTAGGAAGTAGAGTCTGCTTCCGCGTTAGTGTATGATGCCATTTCACTGATTGCTTTTGCCCGTAAATGGAGCGTAAAATCGATGATTATGTTCTACACACTGTCCTCCATCTGTCTCTCCGACATTTTCCATTTGGAATGTGTTTAATGTTCGGTATCTGagtattgtaaaacaaaaatgtttcactCTTGCAATACAATTAAAGGTAAAGTCGACATAaaatgcattgtttttttggtattCAGGTTTCCTTCGAAATTTAACTGATAGATTATGTGGAGAGATAGTTTAAATACTCAATTTTACTCTGTTTATACTAGACttcaaacaattaaaatcaGATAAATTTATAAAGCATGTACATTAGCTGAAATCAATGCGTAGAAGcgtggcgagaacacgctgtaactggaaaaagtaaaaaacgGTTACAGCATGTAACACAGTATCTCAAATCTGTTACCTATGCCACCATCTATCTATCGACCCCGTTTGTGCGCTAAATCAAATAACAATGGGACTGGCCGAATAAAGTGCCATTCGGAAAATTGTTCCAAACACCTACGGGTTTAGAATTTGGGTCCATTTTGAATGGGGAACCTCCTCTCTCCTATTCAGGGAACGTATTACATCAAATCACATGCGTTTCTGCTCTCACAACCACATCACAATGACATTATTATTTTACCACTAGAACAACTTCAGCTTTCGGTTCGGTACGTTCTCCCTACATAAAAAGCGTGGGCAACGATGGCTAGAACGTAATCATTTCGTACGGCGAAGGACAACCACCGACAGGccgattattttttttttctaagcgtgtgtgtgtgtgtttgaaactTGCGCAAACATATGCTCGTGCTCGGTTGATACGCTTTATTAACCATGCATAGATCCACTTTGGGCTGGATTTGCACAAGAGGCATGCGTGTGACGGAACTGGGATTAGACGTCAGGTGTTACGGTGAAGGGTCACCGCTGCTACTGGACATCATTagtggacaaaacaaaatagagcAACTATTACTCTAAATACCTGGAGTGCCACTAGCTACGATGTTTTGTACGTTTTCATTGccaaattttaacatttttatgcCTTCATGGCCGTAGTATTTCCggttttataattattatatCATCAAGTTAATGGATGCATTTGGGAGTAATTTGTCAGTTCTTATCTAGTGTCTTTACTGGCTTGTACTATAATTGATCTTACCGGAACATATTGCAGCTTTCTGGCGCATTACTACTGCTGACGGTGCATCTAGCATTAGGAAATCTGGCTGCTGAAAGTACTGTAACTTCAGCTAAACTTATCAATGCTCCACCACCCCCACCGCCAACCACATCGCTCGGAAGTCTCTACCGCAGTGCTAGAGATGAGTACAGCTCCAGAAGACACTGTGCCAACTGTGGACCCGGGTATGAGAGAGACATGCGAAGCTACGGACGCCAGACTGGAGTGACAGGGTACTACA encodes the following:
- the LOC126561787 gene encoding chondroitin sulfate N-acetylgalactosaminyltransferase 1; this translates as MVRLLGSKLLARLLLLISTVTLISLMVLTRCGLGGLIVKENGSIISASVGAVEGDTVVNYLGDQKPPLALEYSPQQLQQQQQQTHYLADTEQQQNGYMQMLQQREEENLREVAKLTAEIKALKLQILQLKNRLNTAGLGLMQSGAADGTAYISLSNDSSSSILPNAPQLSQTVHDCTAFLRRQVGSAEILHGLPLNNEYELIPFSHFTFSRVYPIELGLGKRVVEKPIGYKRKDLLSALNKGLETLNRNISTASQRYTLDDFIEGIYRNEPTTGTQYELYFRLKEFTNRSQQHQQQVTPHHESHTHGTTKLIVMRPFATLQTVQLEAHPKQHDKEIIYIILPLSGRTNTFQSFMEKYVKIALKHDRRVHLTVVYFGEDGLAEARTIMSHVIGMKNSGATNSNLKLLALNETFSRAKALRVGAENVWNSQADKNNDILLFMCDVDIVFSAKFLDRCRWNTKPNKKVYYPVVFSLYNPHVVYTLQGKEVPPETDQLVISKDSGFWRDFGYGMTCQYRSDFLRVRGFDEEIIGWGGEDVMLYRKYVRSHIKVIRATDPGVFHIWHPKVCTGPVMSLSSNQRLTPDQYRACIRSRALNEASHAQLGFLAFRDDIAANDYLLAQGGGGAKANPESNATKNDLIHSENPFMQNSTMHNGRDSMRMLPGSSGTPSKSSDSKKAT